A genome region from Plasmodium vinckei vinckei genome assembly, chromosome: PVVCY_07 includes the following:
- a CDS encoding cdc2-related protein kinase 1, putative, producing MERDIKRKKRWDDNNNHLKNDEPTHRYSYSSYEKKISEKNHNEINKHHDKRKYKNSPDYYHIHNEKKESISKMSSHRYSKHNDEHTEEYSKKNREKKKSYYSDNYKNNFSNSYEKTVDYKRPKYVDHKDESYKHDKGRQHNPDDKQDKNHVKDEIENDSKNDEQHQNCENKSQENDTNSSYCSGSENSGSSDEYDSKDEHSSDNEKDQIECILNGCRSIKNYKKLNKISEGTYGTVFRAKNKKTKKIIALKQLKNFSNMRHEGFAITSLREINILLQLEHENILSIKEVIVGKHLSDIYLVMEYIEHELKMLLDNKSPGFTISELKCLLKQLLSGINYLHTNWVMHRDLKTTNLLYSNKGILKICDFGMARKFGHVDNPNLTKNVVTLWYRAPELLLGEKCYTNKIDIWSVGCIFAEMILKKPLFLGENEVDQMWKILNLLGLPDKETYPKFYEYPFISKNKDLFKKKKIKMNVNNLRSHFPNIASQFSGIYLSDIGLDLLNKLLHFNPQERISASDALNHPYFNEFPKPLEITDMPVIPDSNKVIRSNKLSNHFNFIDQNNIMFRS from the coding sequence ATGGAAAGAGATataaaacgaaaaaaacgATGGGATGATAATAACAaccatttaaaaaatgatgaaccAACACATAGATATTCATATAGTtcttatgaaaaaaaaatatcagaAAAAAACCATaacgaaataaataaacatcatgataaaagaaaatataaaaattcaccagattattatcatatacataatgaaaaaaaagaaagtatCAGCAAAATGTCATCTCATCGTTACAGTAAACACAATGATGAACACACCGAAGAATActctaaaaaaaatcgtgaaaaaaaaaaaagttattactcagataattataaaaataactttTCTAATTCCTATGAAAAAACAGTAGATTATAAACGCCCTAAGTATGTAGATCATAAAGACGAGTCCTACAAACATGACAAGGGACGACAACACAATCCTGATGATAAACAAGATAAGAACCATGTCAAAGATGAAATTGAAAACGATTCAAAGAATGATGAACAACATCAAAATTGTGAAAACAAAAGTCAAGAAAATGATACAAATAGTTCATATTGTTCAGGTAGCGAAAATAGTGGTAGTAGTGATGAATATGATAGTAAGGATGAACATTCAAGcgataatgaaaaagatcAAATTGAATGTATACTAAATGGGTGCCGaagtattaaaaattataaaaaattaaataaaataagtgaAGGAACTTATGGAACAGTATTTAGggctaaaaataaaaaaacaaaaaaaattattgctttgaaacaattaaaaaatttttcaaatatgcGTCATGAAGGTTTTGCAATTACATCATTaagagaaataaatattttattacaacttgaacatgaaaatattttgtcaATTAAAGAAGTTATAGTAGGAAAACATTTGAGTGATATATACTTAGTTATGGAATATATCGAACATGAATTGAAAATGCTATTAGATAATAAATCACCAGGTTTTACTATATCTGAATTGAAATGTTTATTAAAACAGCTATTAAGCggtattaattatttacacACAAATTGGGTTATGCACAGAGATTTAAAAACgacaaatttattatatagtaataaaggtattttaaaaatatgcgATTTTGGTATGGCTAGAAAATTTGGACATGTAGATAATCCTAATcttacaaaaaatgtagtAACATTGTGGTATAGAGCTcctgaattattattaggaGAAAAATGCtacacaaataaaattgatataTGGAGTGTAGGTTGTATATTTGCAGAaatgattttaaaaaaacccTTATTTTTAGGTGAAAATGAAGTTGATCAAATgtggaaaatattaaatttgttaGGATTACCCGATAAAGAAACATATccaaaattttatgaatatccttttatatcaaaaaataaagatttatttaaaaaaaaaaaaattaaaatgaatGTTAATAATCTTCGATCTCATTTTCCTAACATAGCTAGCCAATTTTCaggtatatatttatcagaCATTGGTTTAGACttattaaacaaattattacattttaatCCACAAGAAAGAATATCAGCTTCCGATGCATTAAACCATCCTTATTTTAACGAGTTTCCAAAACCATTGGAAATAACTGATATGCCAGTTATACCTGATTCAAATAAAGTTATTAGATCAAATAAATTGTCTAaccattttaattttattgatCAAAACAACATTATGTTTcgttcataa
- a CDS encoding memo-like protein codes for MSNYRRAYHSGSWYSNNSNVLKNTIESLFEKINLPKQQVKAAICPHAGYAYCLETSSHVYSCINVENIKNIFILGPNHHIYNKGCLLPQVDKYETPFGFLQINKNVISDIMNNDTQNLYDYIDELDDEEEHSIEMQLPLIKYIIKEKDIKIVPIYVGCIGNDVNKINEFSNPLKKYFQDETNAFIFSSDFCHYGRRFSFTNILEKYNDKYIHKKIENMDKDGISIITKHHVQEFIDYLKKTHNTICGSNPIKIMLQLIQSFPGNLSTQLMHYSQSNAAQSANDSSVSYAGIISQLS; via the exons ATGTCAAATTATAGAAGAGCATATCATTCTGGTTCCTGGTATTCCAACAACA GCAATGTATTGAAAAACACCATAGAGTCactttttgaaaaaattaatttgcCAAAACAACAAGTTAAAGCTGCTATTTGCCC CCATGCAGGATATGCATACTGTCTTGAGACAAGTTCCCACGTTTATTCCTGTATAAACGTTGAAAATAt aaaaaatatttttattcttggCCCAAATCACCATATTTACAACAAAGGGTGCTTACTTCCACAAGttgataaatatgaaacACCTTTCGGGTTTTTGCAAATCAACAAAAATG TTATATCAGACATTATGAACAATGACAcacaaaatttatatgattaCATTGATGAGCTTGATGATGAGGAAGAACATTCAATAGAAATGCAATTGCCACtaatcaaatatataattaaaga AAAGGACATTAAAATAGTACCAATCTATGTTGGATGCATAGGAAATGATGTTAACAAAATTAACGAATTTT CCAACCCTTTAAAGAAGTATTTTCAAGACGAAACAAatgcatttatattttcttctgaTTTTTGCCACTATGGACGAAG ATTTAgctttacaaatatattagaaaaatacaacgataaatatattcataaaaaaattgag AATATGGATAAAGACGGAATTAGTATTATCACGAAGCACCATGTTCAAG aaTTTATTGactacttaaaaaaaactcaCAACACCATATGTGGATCTAATcctataaaaattatgctTCAA TTAATTCAGTCTTTCCCCGGAAATTTATCAACACAACTAATGCATTATTCACAG TCCAATGCTGCTCAAAGTGCAAATGACTCATCAGTTTCTTATGCTGGAATTATTTCCCAACTtagttaa